The following proteins are encoded in a genomic region of Primulina huaijiensis isolate GDHJ02 chromosome 3, ASM1229523v2, whole genome shotgun sequence:
- the LOC140972448 gene encoding uncharacterized protein gives MKEEETKKIRGLEKIVEDQFHDIQILKQMCCQTNENMRKDVVGGRVDGKLDEGKNDDKNVSFEDIDTDLGGYNEVYHVDFVTNLIKCDDVGFTKLDKELNKVRTEDSSREVVDERDDANGVTGSQEDKVSTIISSIVKNVMTRTNCVKKRKPNMFFTPPSSTPRRNTKSECKEYHVISDEGDTSVEDEKISVDKDESKLKNFRDREDFCGCEEVSDKECNIIINYLREEKLRNTSYNIINCYMQIVSEYSGKNGYEIFCMDMTVQAKMEKLVPTKMEKLVHGSN, from the exons ATGAAGGAGgaggaaacaaaaaaaattagggGATTGGAAAAAATTGTGGAAGACCAATTCCATGATATTCAAATACTTAAACAAATGTGTTGTCAAACTAATGAAAATATGAGAAAAGATGTTGTTGGTGGTCGGGTAGATGGTAAACTTGATGAGGGAAAAAATGACGACAAGAATGTTTCTTTTGAAGATATTGACACAGATTTAGGCGGATACAATGAAGTCTATCATGTTGATTTTGTGACAAATTTGATTAAATGCGATGATGTTGGTTTCACTAAGTTGGATAAGGAATTAAATAAGGTTCGCACCGAGGATTCTTCGAGAGAGGTGGTAGATGAAAGAGATGATGCTAATGGTGTCACTGGTTCACAAGAGGACAAGGTCAGTACTATTATATCTTCAATTGTGAAGAATGTAATGACAAGAACTAATTGTGTGAAAAAGAGAAAGCCAAATATGTTCTTCACTCCTCCAAGTTCCACCCCAAGACGCAATACAAAGTCCGAATGTAAAGAGTATCATGTAATTAGTGATGAG GGAGACACAAGCGTAGAAGACGAGAAGATATCAGTCGATAAAGATGAgtcaaaacttaaaaatttcagAGATAGAGAAGATTTTTGTGGTTGCGAAGAAGTCTCGGACAAAGAATGCAACATCATAATAAATTATCTTAGAGAGGAAAAATTAAGGAACACCtctt ACAATATCATCAATTGTTATATGCAAATTGTGAGTGAGTATAGCGGGAAAAATGGTTATGAAATATTTTGCATGGATATGACAGTCCag GCTAAGATGGAGAAGCTGGTTCCCACAAAGATGGAGAAGTTGGTTCACGGTTCaaattaa